One window of the Rosa rugosa chromosome 3, drRosRugo1.1, whole genome shotgun sequence genome contains the following:
- the LOC133738276 gene encoding L10-interacting MYB domain-containing protein-like, which translates to MVECVSDQDQSRAKWTTFSTKIFADLLVEQIRKGNRGSGAFSKLAWKIIRDEFNKQTGLNFDKQQLKNHLDVLRKRYNSVKAILIHTGFSWDVDQYTVLAEDDVWQEYIEAHPEADIIRKRGCDIYEQLCIIFSSDSGINEKHTIAVSGTASHQTNEEQSRAKWTMPLEKVFADLMLEQVAQGNRLNNAFSNKAWKYIHREFNRQTGLNYDKQQLKNHHGVLRRCYHSVKSLLDQDGFSWDKSRCMVIAESDVWANYIEKHPEIEAVRVKGCPLYEQLDSIFSEPGSAGNCAVPQVPQPQIAAFQMDTLPGEDQSKQDQSRAKWTVALDKILLNLLMEQTRQNKMSNKKAWKHIQNEFNYRTGLTFDGEQLRNHQNVLRRVYNNIKTVIDQGGFSWDDCRHVVVADDEVWEKYIVAHPEAETVRNKECPIFKDLCTLFSDPRAEGRYVQSSHDVKLGQQKVEMDDTPETASVSAEPAVDEATSRLSEEVNMSSGRNKRRSLIKPLISSTRQRRRVCRETSQTGVNDVSRHEEGNKTAAAAVVAAQSGDRFSISSCIEVLNEMGGVDQEVYLAALDLFQDPDRRETFICIKSDIKLAWLKAKCTRDV; encoded by the exons ATGGTTGAGTGTGTGTCAGATCAAGATCAATCAAGGGCCAAATGGACTACATTTTCGACTAAGATATTTGCGGATTTGCTGGTTGAGCAAATCCGCAAAGGAAATAGGGGTAGTGGTGCTTTTTCAAAGTTGGCTTGGAAGATTATAAGAGATGAGTTCAATAAGCAGACTGGTCTCAATTTTGACAAGCAGCAATTGAAGAACCACCTTGATGTTCTTAGGAAGAGGTATAATTCGGTGAAGGCGATTCTCATTCACACTGGTTTTAGTTGGGATGTTGATCAGTATACGGTGCTAGCTGAAGATGATGTATGGCAAGAGTACATTGAG GCACATCCTGAGGCTGACATTATCAGAAAAAGGGGCTGTGATATATATGAACAGCTTTGCATTATATTCTCATCAGATTCCGGAATCAATGAGAAACATACCATTGCTGTTTCAGGAACAGCCTCACATCAG ACGAATGAGGAGCAATCCAGAGCTAAATGGACTATGCCGCTGGAGAAGGTATTTGCAGATTTGATGCTTGAGCAGGTTGCTCAAGGGAATAGGTTGAACAATGCTTTTAGTAATAAAGCATGGAAGTATATACACCGTGAGTTTAATAGACAAACAGGGTTAAATTACGATAAGCAGCAGTTGAAAAATCATCACGGAGTGTTGAGAAGGTGTTACCATAGTGTAAAGTCACTGCTTGATCAGGATGGCTTTAGCTGGGACAAGTCTCGGTGCATGGTAATTGCAGAGAGCGATGTGTGGGCAAATTACATCGAG AAGCATCCTGAAATTGAGGCAGTAAGAGTCAAAGGCTGCCCACTGTACGAACAGTTGGACAGCATATTTTCCGAGCCAGGCAGTGCTGGAAATTGTGCAGTGCCTCAAGTCCCTCAACCACAAATAGCTGCTTTCCAG ATGGATACTCTTCCTGGTGAAGATCAATCCAAGCAAGATCAATCAAGAGCAAAGTGGACTGTGGCACTGGATAAAATACTCTTAAACTTGTTGATGGAGCAAACTCGACAGAATAAGATGTCTAATAAGAAGGCATGGAAACATATACAAAATGAATTCAATTACAGAACTGGTTTAACGTTTGATGGTGAACAGTTGAGGAATCACCAAAATGTTCTTAGAAGGGTGTATAATAACATAAAGACGGTTATTGATCAAGGCGGTTTTAGTTGGGATGACTGTCGCCATGTGGTAGTGGCTGATGATGAAGTGTGGGAGAAGTACATCGTG GCACATCCCGAGGCTGAAACAGTCAGAAACAAGGAGTGTCCGATTTTTAAAGATTTATGCACATTATTTTCAGATCCAAGAGCAGAGGGAAGATACGTTCAATCAAGTCATGATGTGAAGTTGGGTCAACAAAAAGTGGAAATGGATGACACTCCTGAAACTGCTAGTGTATCTGCTGAACCTGCAGTAGACGAGGCAACGTCGCGCCTATCTGAGGAAGTGAATATGTCTAGTGGAAGGAACAAGCGCCGGAGTTTGATAAAACCACTAATAAGTTCAACTCGCCAGAGGAGGCGAGTGTGTAGGGAAACTAGTCAGACTGGCGTCAATGATGTTTCCCGGCATGAGGAGGGAAACAAGACAGCAGCTGCAGCAGTAGTAGCAGCCCAAAGTGGTGACCGATTCTCGATATCTAGTTGCATTGAAGTGTTGAATGAGATGGGAGGGGTGGATCAAGAGGTTTATTTGGCTGCTTTGGATTTGTTCCAGGATCCTGACCGCAGAGAAACATTCATATGTATCAAAAGTGATATCAAATTGGCATGGCTCAAGGCCAAGTGTACAAGAGATGTATAA
- the LOC133739046 gene encoding endoglucanase 10-like has translation MGAKSDSKGCKWLSWFIVFVVLAIIAGAVALVLIKKKQNESDNEPAPVPGPPGPVTQKYSDALKTAMQFFDIQKSGKLVDNKISWRGDSALKDGSDAKLDLSKGMYDAGDHMKFGLPMAFTASVLSWSILEYGDHMDKVDQLEEAQDSLKWITDFLVNAHPKDNVLYIQVGDPKADHQCWNRPEDMTEKRPLTQVNTSAPGTEVAAETAAAMASASLVFKKSNPTYSDSLLKHAKQLFTFANENRGSYSESIPDVQKFYNSTGYGDELLWAAGWLYHATGDKTYLDFVTGDGQEFAEFDKPSWFSWDNKLAGAQVLLSRLTFFGGSKDNSVLQKYKKTAEAVMCGLLPKSPTATSSRTKNGMIFISEWNALQHPVASAFLAVVYSDYMLSSRTAKITCNGDSFKPADIRKFAISQVEYVLGNNPLKMSFLVGYGDKYPKYVHHRGASIPADAKPSCSDGFKYFKSSDPNPNVATGALVGGPFLNGTYNDVRDNAMQGEPTTYNSALIVGLLSSLVTTSSVVESFTS, from the exons ATGGGAGCCAAATCGGACTCCAAGGGTTGCAAATGGTTGAGTTGGTTCATCGTCTTCGTCGTCTTGGCCATCATCGCCGGCGCCGTCGCTCTCGTCCTCATCAAAAAGAAGCAAAACGAGTCCGACAATGAGCCGGCTCCGGTCCCGGGCCCTCCCGGCCCCGTCACCCAGAAATACTCCGACGCCCTCAAAACCGCTATGCAATTCTTCGACATCCAAAAAT CGGGTAAGTTGGTGGATAACAAGATTTCGTGGCGAGGCGATTCGGCTTTGAAGGATGGGAGCGATGCGAAATTGGACTTGTCTAAAGGAATGTACGACGCCGGAGATCACATGAAGTTTGGTCTTCCGATGGCGTTCACTGCCTCGGTGTTGTCTTGGTCGATTCTCGAGTATGGTGATCATATGGATAAGGTGGATCAGTTAGAAGAGGCTCAAGATTCGCTTAAGTGGATCACTGACTTTCTTGTCAATGCTCATCctaaggacaatgtgctctACATTCAG GTGGGTGACCCTAAAGCGGACCATCAGTGTTGGAATAGGCCTGAAGACATGACTGAGAAGAGGCCACTCACCCAGGTGAACACATCTGCTCCGGGGACTGAGGTTGCTGCCGAAACCGCTGCTGCTATGGCTTCCGCATCTCTGGTGTTTAAGAAGAGCAATCCCACGTATTCAGACAGTCTTCTTAAGCATGCCAAGCAGTTATTTACTTTTGCCAACGAAAATAGAGGGTCTTACAGTGAGAGCATCCCCGATGTTCAGAAGTTTTACAATTCCACAGGGTATGGAGATGAGCTTCTGTGGGCAGCTGGATGGCTTTATCATGCAACTGGGGATAAGACTTACCTCGACTTCGTGACAGGGGATGGACAAGAGTTTGCTGAATTTGATAAGCCATCGTGGTTCAGTTGGGATAACAAGCTTGCAGGAGCCCAG GTTTTGCTATCCAGGTTGACCTTCTTTGGTGGAAGCAAAGACAATTCTGTCCTTCAAAAGTACAAGAAAACAGCTGAGGCTGTTATGTGCGGCCTCCTGCCAAAGTCTCCAACTGCCACCAGCAGCAGAACAAAGA ATGGTATGATATTTATCAGTGAATGGAATGCTCTGCAGCATCCCGTTGCTTCTGCATTCCTGGCTGTTGTTTACAGTGACTATATGCTCTCCTCTAGGACAGCCAAAATAACTTGTAACGGAGATTCCTTTAAGCCAGCTGATATTCGGAAATTTGCTATATCTCAG GTTGAATATGTCTTGGGCAACAATCCTTTGAAAATGAGCTTTCTTGTTGGGTATGGGGATAAATATCCAAAATACGTCCACCATAGAGGAGCTTCAATCCCAGCTGATGCAAAGCCTAGCTGCAGTGACggcttcaagtacttcaaatcAAGTGACCCCAATCCTAATGTAGCTACTGGAGCACTTGTAGGGGGCCCATTCCTAAATGGAACTTACAACGATGTCCGTGACAATGCCATGCAAGGGGAGCCTACCACATATAATAGCGCCCTTATAGTTGGCCTTTTATCAAGTTTGGTCACCACCTCTTCAGTAGTTGAATCATTCACCTCCTAG
- the LOC133736323 gene encoding probable E3 ubiquitin-protein ligase RHC1A, whose amino-acid sequence MSSGRNTHWCYECRRPTQLQGRDAVCRNCSGGFVQELDDMVHISPLDFFGPHNDEDRDRRFGFMDAFSAWQQLTDRRGSDNIRGRSDLVPEHSPAFSPLLIFGGQIPVRFGNGAFEALFNGSPGIGVTRGNVGDYFVGPGLEELFEQLSANDRRGPPPASRLSIDAMPTIKISNKHLRSDSHCPVCQDKFELGSEARQMPCKHVYHSDCIVPWLVQHNSCPVCRQELHPQGSGSGRSSNIRSGGFGSNTGGRESQGRRNPFSSLWPFRSSSSSSSSNRNPSHESSPPTTRENSNQMGYSGWPFD is encoded by the coding sequence ATGTCAAGCGGTCGAAACACCCATTGGTGTTACGAATGCAGGCGGCCAACTCAGCTGCAAGGGCGAGATGCAGTTTGCCGAAACTGCAGTGGAGGATTTGTTCAAGAACTTGATGACATGGTTCATATCAGCCCACTGGATTTCTTTGGACCTCACAATGATGAGGATCGTGATAGGAGGTTTGGATTCATGGATGCCTTTTCAGCTTGGCAGCAGTTAACAGACAGAAGAGGTAGCGATAATATAAGGGGTAGATCAGATTTAGTTCCTGAACATTCCCCGGCGTTTTCTCCTTTGTTGATTTTTGGTGGCCAAATTCCTGTTCGATTTGGGAATGGTGCATTTGAAGCTCTGTTCAATGGGTCTCCTGGAATAGGTGTAACACGGGGTAATGTGGGTGATTATTTTGTTGGTCCTGGCTTGGAAGAATTGTTTGAGCAGCTTTCAGCAAATGATAGGAGGGGCCCTCCCCCTGCATCGAGGCTTTCAATCGATGCAATGCCAACTATTAAGATCTCGAATAAGCATCTTCGTTCTGATTCGCATTGCCCTGTTTGCCAAGACAAATTTGAGCTGGGATCTGAAGCAAGGCAAATGCCATGTAAGCATGTATATCACTCAGATTGTATTGTACCATGGCTAGTCCAGCACAACTCATGCCCTGTTTGCCGCCAAGAACTGCATCCACAAGGATCTGGAAGTGGTCGTAGCTCAAACATTAGAAGTGGTGGTTTTGGTAGTAATACCGGTGGAAGGGAAAGCCAAGGAAGACgaaatcctttttcttctcTGTGGCCGTTTCGCTCGTCTAGTTCTAGCTCTAGTTCTAACCGTAACCCATCACATGAAAGTAGCCCGCCAACTACGCGTGAAAATAGCAATCAAATGGGGTATTCAGGATGGCCCTTTGACTAA
- the LOC133736321 gene encoding 5'-3' exoribonuclease 3 isoform X3, whose translation MEGRKLPPKLHSQTFDSNVITPGTPFMAVLSIALQYYIHLRLNNDPGWKNVKVILSDANVPGEGEHKVMSYIRLQRNLPGYDPNTRHCLYGLDADLIMLALATHEVHFSILREVVFVAGQQDKCFLCGQVGHLAASCEGKAKRKAGELDEKGDAEAVAKKPYQFLNIWTLREYLEYEMRIPGAPFEIDIERIVDDFIFLCFFVGNDFLPHMPTLEIREGAINLLLAVYKKEFRGMGGYLTNASKPNLRRVEHFIQAVGSYEDKIFQKRAQLHLKQAERIKRQKAQARRGDDAEPQVQPDSLVAVNRFHGSRLASGPSPVPFQQSGSGRGNPQKVARLSKEASTVGAAIVEAENILEDVHENKEDLKIKLKEVLREKSDAFNSKNPEEDKVKLGEPGWRERYYEEKFNAKTPEEREAIRRDVVLRYTEGLCWVMHYYYEGVCSWQWFYPYHYAPFASDLKDLGQLDISFELGSPFKPFNQLLGVFPAASAHALPEAYRKLMTDPNSPLIDFYPTDFEVDMNGKRFAWQGIAKLPFIDEVRLLSEVEKLEHTLTEEESRRNSVMFEMLFVTSSHPLSVCIYSLDNRCKQLTDKERVEFKEQIDPKYRDTCSEGMNGYLSPCAGEPCPPVFRSPVESMEDIMDNQVICAIYRLPDVHEHITRPPAGVIFPKKIVSSGDMKPAPVLWHEDSGRKPWHDNSGRRPYESSRQHPPGAISGRQLGDAAHRLVVNSLHVKANSNGYGNQMPAHQPYAEPPYYPPRASYASNGSYDQGHHSMAPPRTFQHPQVQHQNTYHPPNRPHSQHYERNSGHSYYQSARHQNGGIAYPQRPITPAPPGVNPGPYPVGYNNYQSLGPPGYQGIDAWDPPPQNMGRGYGRPQQSGNPYSGLDRRGNRRPPPSQHGRK comes from the exons CGTCTTCAAAGAAATCTTCCTGGTTATGATCCAAATACACGTCATTGCCTGTATGGTTTG GATGCCGATTTAATTATGCTTGCCTTGGCCACCCATGAAGTTCATTTCTCCATTCTTCGAGAG GTTGTTTTCGTCGCTGGACAGCAGGACAAGTGCTTCCTGTGTGGTCAGGTGGGTCATTTAGCTGCCAGTTGTGAAGGAAAGGCAAAACGGAAGGCTGGAGAGCTTGATGAGAAAGGTGATGCCGAGGCTGTGGCCAAGAAGCCGTACCAG TTTCTCAATATTTGGACCCTTAGAGAATATTTGGAATATGAGATGCGGATTCCAGGTGCCCCATTTGAGATTGATATTGAGCGCATTGTGGATGACTTTATATTCCTTTGTTTCTTTGTCGGAAATGATTTCTTACCTCATATGCCTACACTGGAGATTCGGGAG GGTGCAATCAACTTGCTTTTGGCTGTATATAAAAAGGAATTTAGGGGAATGGGGGGATATCTGACTAATGCAAGCAAG cCAAATTTGAGGCGGGTGGAGCATTTCATTCAGGCAGTTGGAAGTTATGAAGAtaaaatattccagaaaagaGCTCAACTGCATCTG AAGCAAGCAGAAAGAATAAAGCGTCAAAAGGCACAAGCTCGAAGAGGAGATGACGCAGAGCCCCAAGTGCAACCAGATTCTTTAGTTGCAGTTAATCGGTTTCATGGTTCTCGTCTTGCTTCAGGTCCTTCACCTGTGCCGTTTCAACAATCTGGATCTGGTAGAGGAAATCCTCAAAAGGTTGCACGCTTGTCCAAAGAGGCATCAACTGTCGGTGCTGCTATTGTTGAAGCTGAGAACATTCTTGAAGAT GTTCATGAAAACAAAGAAGATTTGAAAATAAAGCTCAAGGAGGTTCTTCGTGAGAAATCTGATGCTTTTAACTCTAAAAATCCTGAAGAAGACAAG GTTAAATTGGGTGAACCTGGATGGAGAGAGAGGTATTATGAAGAGAAGTTTAATGCAAAAACTCCCGAAGAACGTGAAGCAATTCGAAGAGATGTT GTTTTGCGTTACACTGAAGGTCTGTGTTGGGTGATGCACTATTATTATGAAGGGGTTTGTTCATGGCAGTG GTTTTACCCTTACCATTATGCGCCCTTTGCTTCTGATCTCAAGGACCTCGGTCAACTAGATATAAGTTTTGAATTGGGCAGTCCCTTTAAACCGTTCAATCAGCTGTTAGGGGTTTTTCCTGCTGCAAG TGCCCATGCCCTTCCTGAGGCATACAGGAAGCTGATGACTGATCCAAACTCACCTCTTATTGATTTTTACCCTACTG ACTTTGAAGTGGATATGAATGGGAAACGATTTGCATGGCAG GGTATTGCAAAACTCCCTTTCATTGATGAAGTCCGTCTTCTTTCTGAGGTTGAAAAACTTGAACATACATTAACG GAGGAGGAATCACGCAGAAACAGTGTGATGTTTGAGATGCTCTTTGTTACATCTTCTCATCCTCTCTCTGTGTGCATATATTCTCTTGACAATCGCTGTAAACAATTGACAGACAAAGAGCGTGTTGAGTTTAAGGAACAAATTGATCCCAAATACAG GGATACATGCAGTGAAGGGATGAACGGCTATCTATCTCCATGTGCTGGTGAGCCTTGTCCTCCCGTTTTCCGATCTCCTGTTGAAAGCATGGAGGATATAATGGACAACCAAGTCAT ATGCGCAATATACAGACTACCAGATGTACATGAGCATATAACTCGACCACCAGCAGGGGTCATTTTCCCTAAGAAG ATTGTGTCATCGGGGGACATGAAGCCTGCACCTGTTTTGTGGCATGAGGATTCAGGGAGGAAGCCATGGCATGACAATTCGGGGAGGAGGCCATATGAAAGTTCTAG GCAGCACCCTCCTGGAGCCATTTCTGGAAGACAGCTTGGCGATGCCGCTCATCGACTTGTTGTTAATAGCTTACATGTTAAGGCAAACAGCAATGGGTATGGCAATCAGATGCCTGCCCATCAACCATATGCCGAACCTCCATATTACCCACCACGCGCTTCCTACGCAAGTAATGGAAGCTATGATCAGGGACACCACAGTATGGCACCACCTAGAACATTCCAGCATCCTCAAGTGCAACACCAAAATACCTACCACCCTCCGAATAGACCTCATTCTCAGCATTATGAAAGAAATTCTGGTCACTCATACTATCAGTCGGCCCGTCATCAGAATGGTGGAATTGCTTACCCCCAGAGACCAATTACACCAGCTCCACCAGGGGTCAATCCAGGTCCCTATCCAGTTGGTTATAACAACTATCAGAGTTTAGGGCCGCCTGGTTATCAAGGCATTGATGCCTGGGATCCACCGCCCCAGAATATGGGCAGAGGATATGGTCGTCCTCAGCAATCTGGAAACCCATACTCTGGATTGGACAGAAGAGGAAATAGGAGACCACCTCCATCCCAGCATGGCCGCAAGTAG
- the LOC133738498 gene encoding probable cytokinin riboside 5'-monophosphate phosphoribohydrolase LOGL3, producing the protein MEMIQEQQQQQQQEGVMKSSRFKRICVFCGSSAGKNPSYQLAAVQLGKQLVERNIDLVYGGGSIGLMGQVSQAVYDGGRHVLGVIPRTLMPREITGEPVGEVRAVSGMHQRKAEMARQADAFVALPGGYGTLEELLEVITWAQLGIHEKPVGLLNVDGYYNSLLTFIDNAVDEGFIDPAARHIIVSAPTAQELMCKLEEYTPKHSGLSWEKEQQLEYTAKSDIAR; encoded by the exons ATGGAGATGATtcaagaacaacaacaacaacaacaacaagaggGTGTAATGAAATCTTCAAGATTCAAGCGTATCTGTGTTTTCTGTGGTAGCAGTGCTGGAAAGAACCCAAGTTATCAGCTTGCTGCTGTTCAACTTGGAAAACAACTG GTTGAAAGGAACATTGACTTGGTCTATGGAGGAGGGAGCATTGGTTTGATGGGTCAGGTCTCCCAAGCTGTTTATGATGGTGGTCGCCACGTGTTGGG AGTAATTCCCAGAACTCTCATGCCAAGAGAG ATCACTGGAGAGCCTGTGGGAGAAGTAAGAGCTGTATCTGGTATGCACCAGCGCAAAGCGGAAATGGCTCGCCAAGCTGATGCCTTCGTTGCCTTGCCAG GTGGCTATGGTACCTTAGAAGAACTCTTGGAAGTGATCACTTGGGCTCAGTTGGGAATTCATGAGAAACCA GTGGGGTTGTTAAATGTTGATGGGTACTACAACTCACTTTTAACCTTCATAGACAACGCTGTGGATGAAGGTTTCATTGACCCTGCAGCTAGGCACATTATTGTGTCTGCCCCAACCGCTCAGGAACTCATGTGCAAACTAGAG GAATATACTCCTAAGCATTCTGGGCTAAGTTGGGAGAAAGAGCAACAACTGGAATACACTGCAAAGTCAGACATTGCTCGTTGA